The following proteins are co-located in the Scomber scombrus chromosome 2, fScoSco1.1, whole genome shotgun sequence genome:
- the grk4 gene encoding G protein-coupled receptor kinase 4, protein MEIENIVANTVLLKAREGGGGKRNGRSKKWKEMLKLPHISQCEELRRTVDRDYTSLCEKQPIGRLLFRQYCDTRPELKRCIEFMDAVAMYQLAPDEKRRDCGLNVLDTYFNNGSAAHLPDVPQEVVAGCREKLEQSPCKELFNDCYKIVRDYLSGAPFSSYHESMYFSRFLQWKWLERQPVTKNTFRHYRVLGKGGFGEVCACQVRATGKMYACKKLEKKRVKKRKGEAMALNEKRILEKVNSSFVVSLAYAYETKDALCLVLTIMNGGDLKFHIYNMGNSGFDEQRAIFYAAEICCGLEDLHRERIVYRDLKPENILLDDRGHIRISDLGLAVQIPEGETIRGRVGTVGYMAPEVIQNESYTFSPDWWGLGCLIFEMIQGQSPFRKRKERVKREEVDRRVREDQEEYSDKFAEEAKDICRLLLAKDPKERLGCQGRGAIEVKQHPIFRNINFKRLEANMLDPPFSPDPRAVYCKDVLDIEQFSTVKGVNLDPTDDDFYHKFVTGSVSIPWQNEMIEMECFKEINVYETDGTLCSDLDVNRPNPPPKRGFFYRLFRREVCFKSGYSDDEIEEPSRL, encoded by the exons gtggaggagggaagaggaatgGCCGCAGTAAGAAATGGAAGGAGATGCTCAAACTCCCCCACATCAGCCAGTGTGAGGAGCTACGCCGCACTGTTG acaGGGACTACACCAGTCTGTGTGAGAAGCAACCCATTGGTCGGTTGTTATTCCGTCAGTACTGTGATACCAGGCCAGAGCTGAAGCGCTGCATCGAGTTCATGGACGCTGTG GCCATGTACCAACTAGCTCCTGATGAAAAGAGGAGGGACTGTGGACTGAATGTTTTAGACACATACTTTAATAATGGG TCGGCAGCCCATCTGCCAGACGTACCGCAGGAGGTAGTCGCCGGGTGCCGTGAGAAGCTGGAGCAGAGTCCGTGTAAGGAGCTCTTCAATGACTGCTACAA AATAGTTCGTGATTATCTGAGTGGAGCTCCATTTTCCTCCTACCACGAGTCCATGTACTTCTCTCGcttcctgcagtggaaatggTTGGAGAG GCAACCAGTAACCAAAAATACCTTCAGACATTATAGAGTACTAGGAAAAGGTGGATTTGGCGAG GTTTGTGCCTGCCAAGTACGTGCCACCGGTAAGATGTACGCCTgtaaaaagctggaaaagaaacgagtgaagaaaagaaaaggtgaagCAATGGCACTAAACGAAAAACGCATTTTAGAAAAAGTTAACAGTAGTTTTGTA GTTAGTTTAGCATATGCCTACGAGACCAAGGATGCACTGTGCCTGGTGTTGACCATAATGAACGGTGGTGACTTAAAATTCCACATCTACAACATGGGCAACTCAGGCTTCGACGAGCAGAGGGCCATCTTCTACGCTGCCGAGATCTGCTGTGGCCTCGAGGACCTGCACCGCGAGAGGATAGTCTACAG ggatTTGAAACCTGAAAACATTCTTCTGGATGATCGTG GACACATCCGAATTTCAGACCTGGGCCTTGCCGTTCAAATCCCTGAAGGAGAGACGATACGAGGGAGAGTGGGCACAGTTGGATACATGG ctcccGAGGTGATCCAGAACGAGAGCTACACCTTCAGCCCGGACTGGTGGGGTCTGGGCTGCCTCATCTTCGAGATGATCCAAGGCCAGTCGCCCTTCCGCAAGCGCAAGGAACGCGTCAAGCGGGAGGAGGTGGACAGACGAGTGCGCGAGGACCAGGAGGAGTACTCCGACAAGTTCGCCGAGGAGGCCAAGGACATCTGCAGACTG CTCCTGGCCAAGGACCCCAAGGAGCGGCTGGGTTGCCAGGGTCGCGGGGCCATCGAAGTCAAGCAGCACCCCATCTTCAGAAACATCAACTTCAAACGGCTGGAGGCCAACATGCTGGACCCTCCCTTCAGCCCTGAc CCTCGAGCCGTGTACTGTAAAGACGTCCTGGACATCGAGCAGTTCTCCACAGTCAAAGGCGTGAACCTTGACCCCACCGACGACGACTTCTACCACAAGTTTGTCACAGGCAGTGTCTCCATCCCGTGGCAGAACGAG ATGATCGAGATGGAGTGCTTCAAAGAAATCAACGTCTACGAGACTGACGGGACGCTGTGCTCAGATCTGGACGTGAACCGGCCTAACCCTCCACCAAAGAGAGGCTTCTTCTACCGCCTGTTCAGAAGAGAG GTCTGTTTTAAGAGCGGTTACAGCGACGACGAGATTGAAGAGCCCTCGCGACTTTAA